One part of the Bdellovibrio sp. KM01 genome encodes these proteins:
- the ccoS gene encoding cbb3-type cytochrome oxidase assembly protein CcoS, which produces MNIIILMIPMALLLGVGFLYAFFWANKKGQFDDLETPAHRMLLDENERTEREHTK; this is translated from the coding sequence ATGAACATTATCATACTGATGATACCAATGGCGTTACTCCTGGGTGTTGGATTCTTGTATGCCTTTTTCTGGGCCAACAAGAAGGGTCAGTTTGATGACCTGGAAACACCCGCTCACCGTATGCTTTTAGATGAAAACGAAAGGACTGAACGTGAACACACAAAGTAA
- the ccoN gene encoding cytochrome-c oxidase, cbb3-type subunit I, whose translation MIWAVAAFLFGVIAAIQIPWWPANLNLEWITFGRLRPLHTNAAIFAFGGNAIFAGIYHSSQRLLKARMFSDLLSRMHFWGWQLIIVAAAITLPLGYSQAKEYAELEWPIDIAIAVVWVIFAVNFFMTIHRRREKHLYVALWFYISTIITVAVLHIVNSIEIPVDFMKSFPVYAGIQDAMVQWWYGHNAVAFFLTTPFLGLMYYYVPKAANRPVYSYRLSIVHFWSLVFIYIWAGPHHLLYTSMPEWAQTLGMIFSVMLWAPSWGGMINGLLTLKGSWNLLRTQPLLKFFVAALTFYGMSTFEGPLLSIKSVSALGHYTDWIIGHVHSGTLGWNGFLTFGILYYMIPRLWKTELYSKKLLENHFWMGLLGVIMYYVSMVVAGITQGLMWRAVNKDGTLVYPDFIETVVRIIPLYWVRALGGMLFLIGFLLMCYNIYMTIKLAPKQVKEEAVEVTRTGYNEIPGTGHRKLEGMGFVFSVLAFLAIAVGSFIEIYPTLSLHKYITPTNVTEPYTALEIAGRSIYQKEGCYVCHSQQIRPIVSEVLRYGNASTIEESMWDHPFQWGSKRTGPDLARVGKKYPNLWHFSHMMDPRTVTPASIMPNYPWLADKDTDFLRLRKELSVLRRLGVPYDDDTVANADGIAQKQAKEIAADIEANGGPKGMEKKEIIALIAYLQALGQKGKAQ comes from the coding sequence ATGATATGGGCTGTGGCTGCATTTCTTTTTGGCGTTATCGCTGCTATCCAAATTCCTTGGTGGCCGGCGAACTTGAATTTAGAATGGATTACCTTTGGCCGACTGAGACCGCTGCACACCAACGCTGCGATCTTTGCCTTCGGTGGTAATGCGATCTTTGCCGGGATCTATCATTCTTCTCAGCGCCTGCTTAAAGCGCGCATGTTCTCGGATCTTTTGTCCCGCATGCACTTTTGGGGCTGGCAACTTATCATCGTTGCGGCCGCGATCACTTTGCCATTGGGGTACTCCCAAGCCAAAGAATATGCTGAGCTGGAATGGCCGATCGATATCGCCATTGCGGTGGTGTGGGTGATCTTTGCCGTGAACTTCTTTATGACGATACATCGTCGTCGGGAAAAACATCTGTATGTGGCTTTGTGGTTCTATATTTCCACAATCATCACTGTGGCGGTTTTGCACATCGTGAACTCGATTGAGATTCCCGTGGATTTCATGAAGTCCTTCCCGGTCTATGCCGGAATTCAAGATGCCATGGTTCAATGGTGGTACGGTCATAATGCCGTGGCCTTTTTCCTGACCACACCATTTTTGGGTTTGATGTATTACTATGTTCCGAAAGCAGCGAACCGCCCGGTGTATTCGTACCGCCTGTCGATCGTGCATTTTTGGTCTTTGGTATTCATCTATATCTGGGCCGGCCCCCATCACTTGCTGTACACTTCGATGCCGGAGTGGGCGCAAACATTGGGAATGATTTTCTCGGTCATGCTCTGGGCTCCATCATGGGGTGGTATGATCAATGGTCTTTTGACTTTGAAAGGTTCCTGGAACTTGCTCCGCACCCAACCGCTGCTTAAATTCTTTGTCGCAGCGCTAACGTTCTATGGTATGTCGACTTTCGAAGGTCCACTTCTTTCAATCAAATCAGTAAGCGCTCTTGGACATTACACTGACTGGATCATTGGACACGTTCATTCGGGCACATTAGGTTGGAATGGTTTCTTAACGTTCGGTATTTTGTATTACATGATTCCACGCTTGTGGAAGACCGAGCTTTATTCCAAAAAGCTTTTAGAAAACCATTTCTGGATGGGTCTTCTTGGCGTCATCATGTATTACGTGTCGATGGTCGTGGCAGGTATCACTCAAGGTTTGATGTGGAGAGCTGTAAATAAAGACGGCACTCTGGTTTACCCGGACTTTATCGAAACAGTGGTGCGTATCATTCCACTTTATTGGGTGCGTGCTTTAGGTGGAATGCTCTTCCTGATTGGTTTCTTGTTGATGTGCTACAACATCTACATGACGATCAAACTGGCTCCAAAACAAGTCAAAGAAGAAGCCGTTGAAGTCACTCGCACGGGTTACAACGAGATTCCAGGCACAGGACACCGTAAATTGGAAGGTATGGGCTTCGTGTTCTCGGTCTTGGCATTCCTGGCCATCGCTGTGGGATCGTTTATTGAAATTTATCCAACACTGTCTTTGCATAAGTACATCACACCGACAAACGTGACCGAGCCCTATACGGCATTGGAAATCGCAGGTCGCAGTATTTATCAAAAAGAAGGTTGCTACGTCTGCCACTCGCAACAGATTCGTCCGATTGTTTCTGAAGTCCTTCGTTACGGAAATGCTTCAACAATTGAAGAATCCATGTGGGATCACCCTTTCCAATGGGGTTCAAAGCGTACCGGCCCTGATCTGGCTCGCGTCGGTAAGAAATATCCAAACTTGTGGCACTTCAGTCACATGATGGATCCTCGCACTGTCACTCCAGCGAGTATCATGCCGAACTATCCATGGCTTGCGGATAAAGACACAGACTTCCTGCGCCTGCGCAAAGAATTGTCTGTCCTAAGAAGATTAGGTGTGCCGTATGACGACGACACAGTCGCCAATGCCGATGGGATCGCTCAAAAACAGGCAAAAGAAATCGCAGCGGATATTGAAGCGAATGGTGGCCCAAAAGGCATGGAGAAAAAAGAAATCATCGCCCTGATCGCCTACCTTCAAGCCCTGGGTCAGAAAGGAAAAGCACAATGA
- a CDS encoding cbb3-type cytochrome c oxidase subunit 3, translating to MKQEGLKYFTDLHLTSIGLMIFFVFFICVLVWVFRKNSKHFYNEMQNMPLRDQEFTDARQ from the coding sequence ATGAAACAAGAAGGATTAAAATACTTCACGGATCTTCATTTAACTTCTATTGGTCTGATGATTTTTTTCGTGTTCTTTATTTGTGTATTGGTTTGGGTATTTCGCAAAAACAGCAAGCACTTCTACAATGAAATGCAGAATATGCCTTTGAGAGATCAGGAGTTCACAGATGCAAGACAATAA